Proteins from one Aulosira sp. FACHB-615 genomic window:
- a CDS encoding caspase, EACC1-associated type produces MSKLALLIGVSEYTQGLNPLPAATKDVEAVQRVLLHPEMGNFDSVQPLINPEPLAMQEAIENLFANRKRDDLVLLFFSGHGIKDSSGKLYFATRLTRKTSQGELVKATAVPATFVHDIMSNSRSRHQVIILDCCFSGAFAENLLAKDDGSINVNNQLGGEGRVVLTSSTSTQYSFEQKGTELSIYTQYLVEGIETGAADSNSDGAIAVDELHNYAKQRVQETVPAMKPEIYAVKEGFKILLVKAGIRDPQRRYQKEVERVLTDGNIFPPDRRYLDELSSQLGISQVEANYIEIAVLEAYKNYQNNLEQYKQIFLHNIQRESTLSEITRHKLNQFIERWELKYEDILLIENQITQQLKVAQIAEKPYNPVPIFAKSSNLKSQPRSSNSWVGVVIVFIALSFPLTVGWGVFRFITSIFPEISIQQEPEITQAEYEAVKYGMTYEEVAKIIGSPGTESGGSQSGSGTIITRYKWKKGFPKPDVTLTFKNNRLIDKGMWW; encoded by the coding sequence ATGTCAAAATTAGCTTTACTAATTGGTGTAAGTGAATACACACAAGGGTTAAATCCCTTACCTGCTGCGACAAAAGATGTGGAAGCTGTACAGAGGGTTCTCCTACATCCTGAAATGGGGAATTTTGATAGTGTGCAACCACTGATTAACCCTGAACCATTAGCAATGCAGGAAGCAATTGAGAACCTTTTCGCTAACCGTAAACGAGATGATTTAGTGTTACTCTTTTTTTCCGGTCATGGGATTAAAGACTCTAGTGGAAAACTTTACTTTGCTACTCGTCTCACCCGCAAAACATCTCAAGGAGAATTAGTTAAAGCTACGGCTGTTCCTGCAACTTTTGTGCATGACATCATGAGCAACAGTCGCTCACGACATCAAGTCATTATTCTTGACTGCTGCTTTAGCGGAGCCTTTGCAGAAAACTTGTTAGCTAAGGATGATGGTTCAATCAATGTGAACAATCAGTTAGGAGGTGAAGGGCGAGTTGTACTGACTTCCTCAACTTCTACTCAATACTCTTTTGAGCAAAAAGGCACAGAACTATCAATCTATACCCAGTATTTAGTAGAAGGAATTGAAACCGGGGCTGCGGATTCCAACAGCGATGGAGCGATCGCAGTAGATGAATTACACAACTATGCTAAACAAAGAGTACAAGAAACTGTCCCGGCAATGAAGCCAGAAATTTATGCAGTTAAAGAGGGCTTCAAAATTTTGCTTGTTAAAGCTGGGATTCGTGATCCACAACGAAGATATCAAAAAGAAGTTGAAAGAGTTTTGACTGATGGCAATATCTTTCCACCAGATCGCCGTTATCTTGATGAATTATCGAGTCAACTAGGAATCTCTCAAGTTGAAGCTAATTATATTGAAATTGCAGTGTTAGAAGCCTATAAAAACTATCAAAATAACTTGGAACAATATAAGCAGATTTTTTTACATAACATCCAACGTGAATCTACTTTAAGTGAAATAACTCGTCATAAGCTCAATCAATTCATAGAGCGTTGGGAGCTTAAATACGAGGATATCTTACTAATAGAAAATCAAATTACGCAACAATTAAAAGTTGCACAAATAGCTGAAAAACCTTATAATCCTGTTCCTATCTTTGCAAAATCATCAAATTTAAAGTCACAACCGAGAAGTTCTAATTCCTGGGTTGGTGTAGTGATAGTTTTCATTGCTCTCAGCTTTCCCTTAACAGTTGGGTGGGGAGTATTTCGTTTTATCACATCAATTTTTCCAGAAATTTCTATCCAACAAGAGCCGGAAATTACACAAGCTGAGTATGAAGCAGTAAAATATGGAATGACCTACGAAGAAGTTGCAAAAATCATTGGTTCACCGGGAACAGAATCTGGTGGAAGTCAATCGGGCTCTGGCACAATAATCACCCGTTATAAGTGGAAAAAAGGCTTTCCCAAACCTGATGTGACTCTGACATTTAAGAATAATAGATTAATAGATAAAGGGATGTGGTGGTAA
- the guaA gene encoding glutamine-hydrolyzing GMP synthase, translated as MNTAVTLLTEQAPQPVEELRQLERQMIIILDFGSQYSELIARRIRETQVYSEVLSYRTTAEHLRQLNPKGIILSGGPSSVYSEKAPHCDPEIWHLGIPILGVCYGMQLMVNQLGGEVAKADRGEYGKASLYIDDPTDLLTNVEDGTTMWMSHGDSVVKMPTGFEILAHTENTPCAAVADHEKKLYGVQFHPEVVHSIGGLALIRNFVYHICECEPTWTTAAFVEEAIREIRAKVGDKRVLLALSGGVDSSTLAFLLHKAIGDQLTCVFIDQGFMRKYEPERLVKLFQEQFHIPVEYVNARDRFLDTIAGVTDPEEKRRRIGHEFISTFEEASKRLGPFDYLAQGTLYPDVIESADTNVDPQTGERVAVKIKSHHNVGGLPKDLRFKLVEPLRKLFKDEVRKVGRSIGLPEEIVQRQPFPGPGLAIRIIGEVTAERLNILRDADLIVRQEINQRGLYNEVWQAFAVLLPIRSVGVMGDQRTYAFPIVLRIVTSEDGMTADWARLPYDVLEVISNRIVNEVKGVNRVVYDITSKPPGTIEWE; from the coding sequence ATGAATACAGCGGTGACTCTACTAACCGAACAAGCACCTCAACCAGTAGAAGAATTGAGGCAGCTTGAGCGTCAAATGATTATTATTTTAGACTTTGGCTCTCAGTATTCCGAACTGATAGCGCGACGCATTCGTGAAACTCAGGTATATTCTGAAGTTCTGTCTTATCGCACCACAGCCGAACACTTGCGGCAACTTAACCCCAAAGGCATTATTCTTTCTGGCGGGCCGAGTTCAGTTTACAGCGAAAAAGCTCCCCATTGTGACCCAGAAATTTGGCATTTAGGCATTCCCATTCTGGGTGTATGTTATGGGATGCAGTTAATGGTAAACCAACTCGGCGGGGAAGTGGCGAAAGCCGATCGCGGTGAGTATGGCAAAGCCTCATTATATATAGATGATCCCACAGACTTATTAACCAACGTCGAAGACGGCACAACCATGTGGATGAGTCACGGCGACTCCGTGGTGAAAATGCCAACTGGGTTTGAAATTTTAGCCCATACAGAAAATACTCCCTGTGCGGCTGTTGCTGACCACGAAAAGAAACTTTATGGTGTGCAGTTCCACCCCGAAGTTGTACATTCCATTGGTGGTTTAGCCTTAATTCGCAACTTTGTTTATCATATCTGCGAATGCGAACCAACTTGGACAACTGCTGCCTTTGTGGAAGAAGCAATCAGAGAAATTCGCGCTAAAGTTGGTGATAAACGGGTACTTTTAGCATTATCTGGCGGTGTTGATTCTTCTACCCTAGCTTTTTTATTGCATAAAGCGATCGGTGATCAACTGACTTGTGTATTTATCGACCAAGGCTTTATGCGGAAATATGAGCCAGAACGGTTAGTGAAATTGTTCCAAGAGCAGTTTCATATTCCTGTAGAATATGTTAATGCCCGCGATCGCTTCTTAGATACCATTGCAGGTGTAACAGATCCCGAAGAAAAACGCCGTCGCATCGGTCATGAATTTATTAGTACCTTTGAAGAAGCATCAAAGCGCCTCGGCCCCTTTGATTACTTAGCTCAAGGTACACTGTATCCAGATGTCATCGAATCTGCCGATACCAACGTTGACCCCCAAACAGGCGAACGGGTAGCAGTCAAAATTAAAAGCCATCACAACGTCGGCGGTTTACCCAAAGATTTGCGATTTAAATTAGTCGAACCTCTGCGGAAACTTTTTAAAGATGAAGTCCGCAAAGTTGGTCGTTCTATTGGTTTACCAGAAGAAATCGTCCAGCGCCAACCTTTCCCCGGCCCTGGTTTAGCAATTCGCATCATCGGTGAAGTCACCGCCGAAAGGTTGAATATTCTCCGCGATGCTGATTTAATTGTGCGCCAAGAAATCAATCAACGTGGATTGTACAACGAAGTTTGGCAAGCCTTTGCTGTCTTGCTACCCATTCGCAGCGTTGGCGTAATGGGAGATCAAAGAACTTACGCCTTTCCCATAGTTTTGCGAATCGTCACCAGTGAAGATGGTATGACCGCAGATTGGGCGCGTCTCCCCTATGATGTGTTGGAAGTCATTTCTAACCGGATTGTGAACGAAGTCAAAGGTGTGAATCGTGTAGTTTACGACATCACATCCAAGCCACCTGGAACCATCGAATGGGAGTAA
- the cbiD gene encoding cobalt-precorrin-5B (C(1))-methyltransferase CbiD, translating into MTKAGYTLPVFACAAAMAALHWLRQNQSWQTVAVDLITPAQIAEIPIEQVAGLSENLALGITRSDPGDNLDLTRDTPIWAMVAWGGETAQAVTIKGGEGIGKILDADDQPAIYRYAQNLLQENLQRMLAPGEKITVTIILPEGRSLAVRTSNAAFGVVEGLSLLGTTGISQPLSSPDQLTAFRAELQQKASRFESLVFCIGENGLDLAQKIGINPEQLVKTANWLGPMLVEADALGVKEILLFGYHGKLLKLAGGIFHTHHHLADGRREILAAHCALAGMQSSDIQAVFHSPTAEAALKYLREFDTVSGSDWVNQVYGAIAQTIDTRSQEYMQAHNNRSTTVPKCGSILFDRDRKIIVKSKTACFLIAKLC; encoded by the coding sequence ATGACTAAAGCTGGATACACTTTACCTGTGTTTGCTTGTGCGGCGGCGATGGCGGCGTTACATTGGTTACGCCAAAATCAGTCTTGGCAAACTGTGGCGGTTGACTTAATTACACCAGCGCAAATCGCGGAAATCCCGATAGAACAAGTGGCGGGGTTATCGGAAAATTTGGCTTTGGGAATTACTCGTAGTGACCCTGGTGATAATCTTGACTTGACGCGGGATACACCAATTTGGGCAATGGTGGCTTGGGGTGGCGAAACAGCACAAGCAGTCACAATTAAAGGTGGGGAAGGAATTGGCAAAATTCTGGATGCAGATGATCAACCCGCGATTTATCGTTATGCCCAAAATTTATTGCAAGAAAACTTGCAACGGATGTTAGCACCTGGGGAAAAAATCACAGTCACGATTATTTTACCCGAAGGGCGATCGCTGGCTGTCCGCACTTCTAATGCTGCCTTTGGTGTCGTGGAAGGACTATCGCTATTAGGAACAACCGGAATTTCCCAACCTTTAAGTTCACCTGATCAGTTAACCGCGTTTCGGGCAGAATTACAACAAAAAGCCAGTCGCTTTGAGAGTTTGGTATTTTGCATTGGCGAGAACGGTTTAGATTTGGCGCAAAAAATCGGGATTAATCCCGAACAATTGGTAAAAACGGCTAACTGGTTGGGGCCGATGTTAGTCGAGGCGGATGCTTTAGGCGTTAAAGAAATCTTATTGTTTGGTTATCACGGCAAGTTGCTGAAATTGGCGGGAGGAATTTTTCACACCCATCATCATTTGGCAGATGGACGGCGGGAAATTTTAGCAGCCCACTGTGCTTTGGCGGGAATGCAGTCATCAGATATACAAGCAGTATTTCATAGTCCCACGGCAGAAGCAGCCCTGAAATATCTGCGAGAATTTGATACTGTCAGTGGTAGCGATTGGGTAAATCAAGTTTATGGTGCGATCGCTCAAACCATAGATACTCGTTCTCAAGAATACATGCAAGCCCATAATAACCGAAGTACGACAGTACCAAAATGCGGCTCAATTCTCTTTGATCGCGATCGCAAAATTATCGTAAAGAGTAAAACTGCTTGTTTCTTAATCGCAAAATTATGTTAA
- a CDS encoding DUF3177 family protein, with the protein MEDVWFRPYVWADYRLAVLFTLIIPLILLIWAFVQRAEGIQRLLMIYWRVASLFAITIYLMIAEYPVSFVSGLIARILIPISLWFWVDLNDEIEYQQSGLLKLVFTSWRWAVTVYSLLGAIAFVPFIGCAFSETAIKSPYCRVWFEAPLIFKDYFHHNSKPAFLGFLGITCLVIYVLYLSYFVLIKLGKQGRSATPQ; encoded by the coding sequence ATGGAAGATGTGTGGTTTCGCCCTTATGTCTGGGCTGATTATCGACTGGCAGTATTATTTACACTGATTATCCCCTTAATTCTGCTGATTTGGGCATTTGTTCAAAGGGCAGAAGGAATACAACGCCTGTTAATGATTTACTGGCGAGTGGCAAGTTTGTTTGCAATTACAATTTATTTAATGATTGCTGAGTATCCAGTCAGCTTTGTTTCTGGGTTGATAGCGCGTATTCTGATTCCGATTTCTCTGTGGTTTTGGGTGGATCTCAATGATGAAATTGAGTATCAACAGAGTGGCTTATTAAAGCTAGTTTTTACTTCTTGGCGCTGGGCTGTAACAGTTTATAGTTTACTGGGTGCGATCGCCTTTGTTCCTTTTATCGGTTGTGCCTTTTCCGAAACAGCCATTAAAAGTCCCTATTGTCGAGTCTGGTTTGAAGCCCCGTTAATCTTTAAAGACTACTTCCATCACAACAGCAAACCTGCATTCCTCGGTTTTCTGGGTATTACCTGTTTAGTGATTTATGTACTTTACTTAAGCTACTTTGTTCTGATTAAGCTGGGCAAACAAGGACGTTCAGCAACACCTCAGTAA
- a CDS encoding Calvin cycle protein CP12 codes for MSETKAKVDLEEQIQAEVEQARAVCDISGSNSAECAAAWDAVEELQAEASHQRQNKPKNSLEQYCDNNPDAVECRVYDE; via the coding sequence ATGAGCGAAACCAAAGCCAAAGTTGATCTTGAAGAACAAATTCAAGCAGAAGTAGAACAAGCTCGTGCTGTCTGCGACATCTCAGGTAGCAATTCTGCTGAATGTGCAGCCGCTTGGGATGCAGTTGAAGAACTGCAAGCTGAAGCCTCTCACCAGCGCCAAAATAAGCCCAAAAATTCTCTAGAACAGTACTGCGACAACAACCCAGATGCAGTTGAGTGTCGAGTTTACGATGAATAG
- a CDS encoding FIST N-terminal domain-containing protein, producing MADQMQWANALSTRPSLEAAITDAVQKTTSSLTAPADLGLVFISSAFASEYSRLLPLLAEKLSVPVMIGCSGGGVIGTTSDGETQEIEAEAALSLTLAHLPGVNLRVFHILADELPDLDSSPDAWVNLIGVEPSAKPQFILLSSSFSSGINELLQGLDFAYPGSVIVGGQASGGGMGGRQALFCNDRLYREGTVGLALTGNIVLETIVAQGCRPIGNPMQVTKAERNIILELDEKVPLVVLRDLINSLSDQERTLAQHSLFVGVAMDEFKMSLQQGDFLIRSILGVDPTGGAIAIGDRVRPGQRLQFHLRDAEASAEDLEFLLEKYQNQEQPSSSAIAALMFACVGRGEGLYGKPNFDSSLFRRYFQNIPIGGFFCGGEIGPVGGNTFLHGYTSVFGICRQSEF from the coding sequence ATGGCAGATCAAATGCAGTGGGCTAATGCCCTATCAACCCGTCCTTCTCTAGAAGCCGCTATTACAGATGCGGTGCAGAAAACTACGTCTTCGTTAACAGCACCGGCGGATTTAGGGCTGGTATTTATTTCATCTGCTTTTGCTAGTGAATATTCTCGGCTTTTACCTTTGTTGGCAGAAAAACTGTCTGTACCCGTCATGATTGGTTGTAGCGGTGGTGGGGTAATTGGAACTACATCAGATGGGGAAACTCAAGAGATAGAAGCAGAAGCAGCTTTAAGTTTAACATTGGCACATTTACCGGGGGTGAATCTCCGCGTTTTTCATATTTTGGCGGATGAATTGCCCGATTTGGACAGTTCTCCAGATGCTTGGGTGAATTTAATTGGTGTGGAACCATCCGCCAAACCACAGTTTATCCTGTTGTCTAGTTCTTTTTCTTCCGGTATTAATGAATTATTGCAAGGATTAGACTTTGCTTATCCCGGTTCGGTGATTGTGGGGGGACAAGCTAGTGGTGGCGGTATGGGTGGGAGACAGGCGCTGTTTTGTAACGATCGCCTCTACCGTGAAGGCACTGTCGGCTTGGCTTTAACTGGTAATATTGTGTTAGAAACCATTGTGGCTCAAGGCTGTCGCCCCATTGGGAACCCAATGCAAGTTACCAAAGCCGAACGCAACATTATTTTAGAACTAGATGAAAAAGTGCCTTTGGTGGTGTTGCGTGATTTAATTAATAGCCTGAGTGATCAAGAACGCACTTTAGCCCAACATTCTTTATTTGTTGGCGTGGCGATGGATGAATTTAAAATGTCTTTGCAGCAAGGAGACTTTTTAATTCGCAGTATTTTAGGAGTAGATCCCACTGGAGGCGCGATCGCAATTGGCGATCGCGTCCGGCCTGGTCAACGGTTACAATTTCATTTACGTGATGCCGAAGCTTCCGCCGAAGACTTAGAATTTCTCTTGGAAAAATATCAAAACCAAGAACAGCCTTCATCCTCAGCAATTGCCGCATTAATGTTTGCTTGCGTCGGTCGAGGCGAAGGACTTTATGGTAAACCTAATTTTGACTCCTCACTATTTAGGCGTTACTTCCAAAATATTCCCATCGGCGGCTTTTTCTGCGGTGGCGAAATTGGCCCTGTAGGCGGTAATACTTTCCTACATGGTTACACTTCTGTATTCGGCATTTGTCGTCAGTCAGAGTTTTAA
- a CDS encoding metallophosphoesterase — translation MALNFRFAVVSDLHIALPHTIWDHPSRFHLVEVSIPAFESVIEHLTQLDLDFLLLPGDLTQHGEPENHLWLQQRLSKLPFPVYVVPGNHDVPVIMADEQSISFADFPNYYRKFGYDNPEQIYYTHQVLPGVRLIGLNSNFFDAEGKQLGRLDQQQLTWLENVLATATEELVLVMVHHNVVEHIPQQTRHPMGNRYMLQNAPQLLKLLRQYHVKLVFTGHLHVQDIACSDGVYDITTGSLVSYPHPYRVFEFRQDNYGREWLQVLSHRVESVPDFPNLQHLSKQWMGDRSFPFLMKFLTHPPLNLPSEQAQVIAPSLRDFWSKIADGDAVFDYPQFPQNVRHYIQTYSAIARCGTPHFIDNNSTLLLEK, via the coding sequence ATGGCTCTCAATTTTCGCTTTGCTGTAGTCAGCGACTTACACATTGCACTTCCCCATACAATCTGGGATCATCCCAGTCGGTTTCATTTGGTGGAAGTTAGTATCCCAGCTTTTGAAAGTGTCATCGAACATTTAACACAACTTGATTTAGATTTTCTGTTGCTTCCAGGCGATTTAACCCAGCATGGTGAACCAGAAAATCATCTTTGGTTACAACAACGCTTATCTAAGTTGCCATTTCCGGTTTATGTGGTTCCGGGTAATCATGATGTACCTGTAATCATGGCAGATGAGCAATCCATTAGTTTTGCTGATTTTCCCAATTATTACCGCAAGTTTGGCTATGACAATCCTGAGCAAATTTACTACACTCATCAAGTGTTACCGGGAGTGCGGTTAATTGGGTTAAATTCCAATTTTTTTGATGCAGAAGGTAAGCAGCTAGGACGTTTAGATCAGCAACAACTAACTTGGTTAGAAAATGTTTTAGCAACAGCAACAGAAGAGTTAGTGTTGGTGATGGTGCATCACAATGTAGTTGAACATATACCCCAGCAGACGCGCCATCCGATGGGGAACCGCTATATGCTGCAAAATGCGCCGCAACTGTTAAAACTGCTGCGTCAATATCACGTCAAGTTAGTATTTACAGGGCATCTGCATGTTCAGGATATTGCTTGTTCAGATGGAGTTTACGATATTACTACCGGCTCTTTAGTGAGTTATCCTCATCCTTACCGAGTTTTTGAGTTTCGCCAAGATAACTACGGCAGAGAATGGTTGCAAGTATTATCGCATCGGGTGGAATCTGTACCGGATTTTCCCAATTTGCAGCATTTATCAAAACAATGGATGGGCGATCGCTCTTTTCCTTTTTTGATGAAATTTCTCACTCATCCACCGTTAAACTTACCATCAGAGCAGGCGCAAGTCATAGCTCCCAGTTTACGTGACTTTTGGTCAAAAATTGCCGATGGGGATGCTGTATTTGACTACCCCCAATTTCCGCAAAATGTCCGTCACTATATTCAAACTTACAGTGCGATCGCTCGTTGTGGTACTCCCCACTTTATTGATAACAACAGTACTTTGTTGTTGGAGAAGTAG
- the trmB gene encoding tRNA (guanosine(46)-N7)-methyltransferase TrmB — protein MAPVRVRQHVNPLARKYRTPVNPLEWEKVYAQPNQPLHLDIGCARGRFVLQMAQVEPNWNFLGLEIREPLVVEANQLRSELGLSNLHYLYCNANNSLEPLLSGLAPGILQRVTIQFPDPWFKTRHAKRRVVQPELVTELAAYLAVGGVVFLQSDMKFIAVEMCDRFAENSAFTKVGTDEWLAENPLPVATEREIATQNKGEPVYRALFVKQG, from the coding sequence TTGGCACCTGTGAGAGTCCGCCAACACGTTAACCCATTAGCCCGCAAATATCGTACACCAGTTAATCCCTTAGAGTGGGAAAAGGTTTATGCACAACCAAACCAACCACTACATTTAGATATTGGCTGTGCTAGAGGTAGATTTGTGTTGCAAATGGCGCAGGTAGAACCTAACTGGAATTTTCTTGGTTTAGAGATTCGGGAACCATTGGTAGTGGAAGCGAATCAGTTGCGTTCTGAGTTGGGTTTAAGCAACCTGCATTATTTGTACTGCAATGCGAACAATTCCTTAGAACCTCTGTTATCTGGTTTAGCACCAGGAATTTTACAAAGGGTGACAATTCAGTTTCCTGATCCTTGGTTTAAAACTCGTCATGCTAAACGGCGTGTAGTCCAACCAGAACTAGTAACAGAATTAGCGGCATATTTAGCAGTGGGTGGAGTTGTATTTCTGCAATCAGATATGAAGTTTATTGCTGTGGAAATGTGCGATCGCTTTGCGGAAAACTCAGCCTTTACAAAAGTCGGTACAGATGAATGGTTAGCCGAAAATCCCCTACCAGTCGCCACAGAACGAGAAATTGCTACTCAAAATAAAGGTGAACCAGTTTATCGCGCTTTGTTTGTTAAACAAGGGTGA
- a CDS encoding HlyD family efflux transporter periplasmic adaptor subunit, with protein MTNTLNGKVSHSKDISEPELIDEAVLPKTDDWSDVTRETLDNLPQVWTRGILYFLVVFVSIILPWTVLAKIDETGTARGRVETQDKTVKLDAAVTGTVAEIRVQEGDTVKAGQTLLILDSELVKSELQQAQDKLEGQLNRLTQLNSAKNQLLVSLATQEQQNQSQQLEKQAQIEQFRQNLQLSTNTFNLQKAAGIAQLNQAKQTIIQNEKAKKLAEVSLAIAQRELERYQKAFKDGIAAEVNVVEKEDALQERIKLYEQTKADIQQAKLRLTEQQSSYERNIRQANAEIEQAQLRLKEQESSYQTLTRSGKLAILRIAEQEKNIETEITSLQSDIAQTKSQIAAWQFQLQQREIKATSNGILFQLPIQKPGAVVQSGTMLAEIAPANSPFIIRATMATTESGSLHTGLPVKLKFDAYPFQDYGVISGELIKISPTTTEIDTPNGKVAAYNLDIALKQTCLPAANKCIPLRPGDTATAEVVIRQRRIIDFLLDPFKQLQQGGVKL; from the coding sequence ATGACAAATACATTGAATGGTAAAGTATCACACTCAAAAGATATATCTGAACCAGAACTTATCGATGAAGCTGTATTACCAAAAACTGATGATTGGTCTGATGTTACCAGAGAAACTCTTGATAACTTACCCCAAGTTTGGACGCGAGGAATATTATATTTTTTAGTTGTGTTTGTCTCGATAATTTTGCCTTGGACAGTGTTGGCTAAAATTGATGAAACTGGTACAGCGAGAGGTAGAGTAGAAACTCAAGATAAAACGGTTAAACTCGATGCGGCTGTTACGGGGACGGTTGCTGAAATTCGTGTTCAAGAAGGAGATACAGTCAAAGCGGGGCAAACTTTATTAATATTAGATTCGGAATTAGTCAAATCAGAATTACAACAAGCTCAAGATAAATTAGAAGGACAGTTAAATCGACTGACGCAGTTAAATTCCGCTAAAAATCAACTTTTGGTTTCTTTAGCTACCCAAGAGCAACAAAATCAATCACAACAATTAGAAAAACAAGCACAAATTGAGCAATTCCGCCAAAATCTTCAACTATCTACTAATACTTTTAACTTACAAAAAGCCGCAGGTATAGCACAATTAAATCAAGCGAAGCAAACTATTATCCAAAACGAAAAAGCGAAAAAGTTAGCGGAAGTTAGCTTGGCGATCGCCCAACGTGAACTAGAGCGTTATCAAAAAGCCTTTAAAGACGGAATTGCGGCGGAAGTTAACGTTGTCGAAAAAGAAGATGCTCTTCAAGAACGAATAAAACTGTATGAACAAACAAAGGCAGATATTCAACAGGCAAAATTACGTTTAACTGAACAACAAAGTAGTTATGAACGGAATATTCGTCAAGCAAATGCCGAAATTGAACAAGCCCAGTTACGCCTCAAAGAACAAGAAAGTAGTTATCAAACTTTAACTCGTTCTGGTAAACTAGCCATTTTAAGAATTGCCGAACAGGAAAAAAATATCGAAACCGAAATTACATCTTTACAATCAGATATCGCTCAAACTAAAAGCCAAATTGCAGCTTGGCAATTTCAATTGCAACAAAGAGAAATCAAAGCTACTAGTAACGGAATTTTATTTCAACTACCAATCCAAAAACCTGGAGCCGTTGTCCAATCTGGCACAATGTTAGCAGAGATAGCACCTGCAAATTCACCTTTTATCATTCGCGCCACAATGGCCACAACAGAAAGTGGTTCTTTGCACACAGGATTACCAGTGAAGCTAAAATTTGATGCTTATCCATTTCAAGATTATGGCGTAATCTCAGGTGAGCTAATTAAGATTTCTCCTACTACTACAGAAATAGACACACCCAATGGCAAAGTTGCAGCTTATAACTTAGATATTGCCCTCAAACAAACTTGTTTACCTGCTGCGAATAAATGTATACCCTTGCGTCCTGGTGATACAGCCACAGCCGAAGTCGTTATCCGCCAACGCCGAATCATCGATTTTCTACTTGATCCATTTAAGCAGTTGCAACAAGGAGGAGTGAAGCTTTGA